One part of the Lycium ferocissimum isolate CSIRO_LF1 chromosome 8, AGI_CSIRO_Lferr_CH_V1, whole genome shotgun sequence genome encodes these proteins:
- the LOC132068259 gene encoding cellulose synthase-like protein D1 has protein sequence MATSSNPRKGDPSNRPPQAVKFSRRTSSGRVVSLSRDDDLDVPGDSQNDFINYTVMMPPTPDNQPGVDASGDKPDGPGPYGSSRFRTESQRRMGGRGGEDDDGAGGGNASGLDRRVSVLKSSNNKSMLLRSQTQDFDHNRWLFETKGKYGIGNAFWQDEDSYDHDTGMSMSDFMDKPWKPLTRKSKIPASIISPYRLLIIIRLVGLICFLTWRIANPNTDAMWLWGLSIVCELWFAFSWLLDILPKFNPINRSADLAALKEKFETPSPSNPHGRSDLPGIDVFISTADPDKEPPLVTANTILSILAVEYPVEKVSVYISDDGGAIFNFEAMAEAVLFAQLWVPFCRKHNIEPRNPDSYFNQKTDPTKNKKRPDFVKDRRWIKREYDEFKVRINGLPEVIRKRCELHNSKEAKKEKALAKENNGGVLPEDFKFQKATWMADGTHWPGTWFDPIADHKKGDHAGILQIMSKVPENDPVMGGPNENQLDFTGIDVRLPMFAYVSREKRPGYDHNKKAGAMNALVRASAILSNGPFILNLDCDHYIYNSMAIREGMCYMMDRGGDRICYLQFPQRFEGIDPSDRYANHNTVFFDGNMRALDGLQGPVYVGTGCMFRRYALYGFHPPRANEYSGFLGQNKKEAKSVTLPSDLDDDSQPLTGHPDLNLPKQFGNSTMFVESIAVAEFQGRPLADHITVKNGRPPGALLIPRPPLDAPTVAEAIAVISCWFEDKTEWGDRIGWIYGSVTEDVVTGYRMHNRGWRSVYCITKRDAFRGTAPINLTDRLHQVLRWATGSVEIFYSRNNPILASPRLKFLQRVAYFNVGVYPFTSIFLVVYCFIPALCLFTGQFIVQTLNSFFLFYLLLITVTLVLISLLEVKWSGIGLEELWRNEQFWLIGGTSAHFAAVIQGLLKVVAGVEISFTLTSKSVEDEDDIYADLHVVKWTSLFILPLIILVVNIAGLVIGISRTVYSVIPQWNRLIGGTFFSFWVLSHLYPFVKGLMGRRGRVPTIIYIWTGLIGITCSLLWLLLRGGNQGADFRV, from the exons ATGGCAACTTCTTCGAATCCAAGAAAAGGAGATCCCTCGAACCGTCCACCTCAGGCCGTGAAATTCTCACGACGCACGTCCAGTGGACGCGTCGTGAGCTTATCCCGGGACGATGATTTAGACGTCCCGGGTGACAGCCAGAATGATTTCATCAACTATACGGTGATGATGCCACCGACCCCCGATAATCAACCAGGGGTCGATGCCAGTGGTGACAAGCCTGATGGTCCCGGACCATATGGCTCGTCAAGATTCAGGACAGAGTCCCAAAGGCGAATGGGAGGTCGTGgaggtgaagatgatgatggtGCAGGAGGGGGAAATGCCTCGGGTTTGGATCGTAGGGTGTCCGTGTTGAAATCAAGTAATAATAAATCAATGTTATTGAGGAGCCAAACTCAGGATTTTGATCATAATCGTTGGCTTTTCGAGACTAAAGGAAAATATGGGATTGGAAATGCTTTTTGGCAAGATGAAGATTCATATGATCATGATACTGGAATGAGTATGTCTGATTTTATGGACAAACCATGGAAACCACTTACAAGAAAAAGCAAAATCCCAGCTTCGATAATTAGCCCCTACAG ATTGCTTATTATTATCCGGCTAGTGGGATTAATTTGCTTCTTGACATGGCGTATCGCAAATCCGAATACAGATGCAATGTGGCTGTGGGGACTATCAATAgtatgtgaattatggtttgcaTTTTCATGGCTTCTCGATATCCTTCCGAAATTCAACCCCATAAACAGATCTGCTGATTTAGCTGCACTTAAAGAGAAATTTGAAACCCCATCTCCTTCTAATCCTCATGGTAGATCTGATCTACCAGGAATTGATGTGTTCATTTCTACGGCTGATCCTGATAAAGAGCCTCCGCTTGTCACAGCTAATACTATACTTTCAATTCTTGCTGTTGAATATCCTGTTGAGAAAGTATCTGTTTACATTTCTGATGATGGTGGTGCTATCTTTAACTTTGAAGCCATGGCTGAGGCTGTGCTCTTTGCTCAG CTTTGGGTGCCATTTtgtcgaaaacataacattgaGCCAAGAAATCCAGACAGTTACTTCAATCAGAAGACAGATCCAACGAAAAACAAGAAGCGTCCTGATTTTGTGAAGGATCGACGTTGGATCAAGAGGGAGTATGATGAATTCAAGGTGAGGATCAATGGTCTACCAGAAGTCATACGCAAAAGATGCGAGTTGCATAACtcaaaagaagcaaaaaaggaaaaggcaCTTGCAAAGGAGAACAATGGGGGGGTTCTTCCGGAAGACTTCAAGTTTCAAAAGGCGACTTGGATGGCTGATGGCACACATTGGCCTGGCACATGGTTTGATCCTATTGCTGATCACAAAAAAGGAGACCATGCTGGGATTTTGCAA ATAATGAGCAAGGTTCCGGAAAATGATCCAGTAATGGGAGGTCCCAATGAAAATCAATTAGACTTCACCGGTATTGACGTCCGACTTCCCATGTTTGCGTATGTCTCTCGTGAGAAACGGCCAGGTTATGATCATAACAAGAAGGCAGGAGCTATGAACGCTTTGGTGAGAGCTTCTGCAATTCTTTCCAATGGACCATTCATACTCAATTTGGATTGTGACCATTATATCTACAACTCCATGGCCATTCGAGAAGGCATGTGTTACATGATGGACCGTGGTGGTGACCGTATTTGCTACCTACAATTCCCTCAAAGATTTGAAGGAATTGATCCCTCTGATAGATATGCTAATCATAACACCGTGTTTTTTGATG GAAACATGAGAGCTTTGGATGGTCTACAAGGTCCTGTATACGTCGGGACAGGATGTATGTTCAGGCGCTATGCACTCTATGGTTTCCACCCACCACGAGCTAACGAGTACAGTGGCTTCCTTGGGCAAAACAAGAAGGAAGCTAAAAGTGTTACTCTGCCATCAGACCTTGACGATGATTCACAACCTTTAACAGGACATCCTGACTTGAACCTGCCGAAGCAATTCGGAAATTCAACAATGTTTGTTGAGTCAATAGCAGTGGCTGAGTTTCAAGGACGGCCTCTCGCTGATCACATCACTGTTAAAAATGGTCGCCCCCCTGGTGCCTTGCTCATCCCGCGCCCTCCTCTAGATGCCCCTACTGTAGCCGAGGCCATTGCAGTCATCTCTTGCTG GTTTGAGGACAAAACAGAATGGGGAGATAGAATAGGATGGATTTATGGATCAGTGACAGAGGATGTGGTCACAGGATACAGAATGCACAACCGTGGATGGCGATCCGTCTACTGCATTACAAAACGAGACGCCTTTCGTGGCACTGCACCTATCAACTTGACGGATCGTTTGCACCAGGTGCTCCGTTGGGCTACTGGTTCGGTTGAGATCTTCTACTCTCGTAACAATCCAATCCTTGCAAGCCCGCGCCTCAAGTTCTTGCAACGCGTTGCTTACTTTAATGTCGGTGTCTACCCTTTCACCTCAATTTTCCTTGTCGTCTACTGTTTCATCCCGGCCCTGTGCCTCTTCACAGGACAATTCATTGTACAAACCCTAaacagtttctttcttttttacctCTTGCTCATTACTGTCACTCTTGTCCTCATTTCCCTCCTTGAAGTCAAGTGGTCCGGGATAGGCCTTGAGGAACTATGGCGAAACGAACAGTTTTGGCTCATCGGTGGCACGAGCGCGCATTTTGCTGCTgtaattcaagggcttttgaagGTTGTAGCTGGTGTAGAGATTTCATTTACATTGACATCAAAGTCTGTTGAGGATGAAGATGACATATATGCTGATCTACATGTTGTGAAATGGACAAGTCTTTTTATACTTCCATTGATAATCTTGGTTGTGAACATAGCTGGACTTGTGATTGGCATTTCAAGGACAGTATACAGTGTGATACCACAATGGAATAGGCTAATTGGTGGTACATTTTTCAGCTTTTGGGTGTTGTCACATTTATATCCATTTGTTAAAGGACTGATGGGGAGAAGAGGAAGAGTGCCAacaattatatacatatggacAGGGCTTATTGGTATTACTTGTTCTTTGCTTTGGTTACTTTTGCGAGGTGGTAATCAAGGGGCAGACTTTAGGGTCTAG
- the LOC132066881 gene encoding uncharacterized protein LOC132066881, translating into MAFRTRYWKSMVNAMEANRSFASSTAPRFSTAGGSTHANPTPHKSKFSMNGDMAPVYVLGGTLSLAIGLCLFTMKQQLFHGPGVYVTKKKRENLAEVDFPDAMAGSANKYIDKSVLRKIGRIQEPNSQYDLDPYTRPRKVESLKSVGA; encoded by the exons ATGGCCTTCAGAaca AGGTATTGGAAATCCATGGTGAACGCCATGGAGGCAAATCGATCATTTGCTTCTTCAACTGCTCCAAGATTTTCCACTGCTGGTGGTTCTACGCATGCCAATCCTACACCCCACAAATCCAA GTTCTCTATGAATGGGGATATGGCACCAGTGTATGTATTGGGTGGAACATTATCATTGGCAATAGGATTATGCCTCTTCACAATGAAACAACAGTTGTTTCATGGTCCTGGTGTTTATGTcacaaaaaagaagagagagaaccTTGCTGAAGTTGATTTCCCAGATGCAATGGCTGGTTCTGCTAACAAGTATATTGACAAGTCTGTCTTGAGGAAAATTGGCAGAATCCAAGAGCCTAATTCTCAATATGACCTTGACCCTTACACCAg GCCAAGAAAAGTTGAGTCCCTGAAATCAGTTGGAGCTTAA